Proteins encoded by one window of Monoglobus pectinilyticus:
- a CDS encoding rhamnogalacturonan lyase family protein, with amino-acid sequence MKKKLFCVILSIMMLAGCIPAMAVQDGPELNSEIQQSSEQPRQMEKLDRGAFGATAPSGGVYLSWRLLGSEPMDTVFNIYKNEQKLVDFINNTNYTDLEGSETDKYTIAPVINGQEGEKCEPITILAGHADKGQESVPYTYFDIPLNIPSPASDYEIVYDSGKSNSPIGGANDVSVGDVDGDGEYEIILKWDPNNSKDNSQSGKTGRVYLDCYEMDGTQLWRIDMGVNIRAGAHYTQFQVYDYDGDGRAELAVKTAPGTIDGAGNYVTQAGTTEAIKSADNSASYVNSSGFIIDGPEYLTIFNGQTGAAMQTVDYDPGRGDTTTWGKTSDKTNRVDRFLACTAYLDGVHPSLVTARGYYGKAIVVAYDWDGKNLNKRWRCDSTVSGYGSLAGQGNHNVSVADLDGDGCDEIVYGSAAIDNDGTVAHSTGWGHGDAIHVSDFNNDGKQEIFGVLEEKPNWGTGFRDAAGKETWHFKASGDDGRGVMDYFSPKYGVLAWDAAFGVRTIGGELISKTTLHDGSYPNFPIYWDGDLYREHFNGDRISKWNDDTLSFGRLWTIYTNNSVKFINSTKTNPNLQADLFGDWREEIILRHSDNSALRVFASISPTDYKFTTFMHDSQYRSAIAWQNTAYNQPPHQSYYIGYDKDVSEYVQPNLYYAPLPESVVTVKDSSGNLLSGASVKIDSQIMTTDENGMVSARLLPGTHNYEVELDRYILSKGAFEVPENSGAALEVVLEAKQYIYDSSNDETGSKFVYDGSEGAALTFSSSKEWQFTQDSSDGGRSFKADFETAYGGNAELEFAFGTGGTKDAGGAWNWTGRAYTYEIKLLDSTEKTVLAIGQEYSESGANEAYYYSGTGAKTNISSGTVFGSPNITKRSSSNWRIKISLDLTNGTAKLILSDDSGENGYIIENISIDSADFSSLEIGSIASSNVTWSPKVKDVLYWADSVTPPSPPPTLDPTKPTPTAKPTAEPTATPLPTDAPIIGQSWDFDNLKAGDIYGNSDDNNTISNNNGKSINIDFGTSAADGAVPPAITQRAEGNNYIQFTDKGAGQDGWSYLPETVLDGDKIIFEEDFMSGDTAKDTPLFRIFDSNNANPDNTYTTAKDGRVFEVMTVEGGTLKLNDYFSMGASATKPKDTQISGFSFSPNKWYSLKLEYTKSDNKVKVYTKEADSSDYTLRGTVTLGSGTKKIDEVPQLLPTKVQCSTRGSSANSLGIDNITVGVQGGSEVPEVTPTVQPASEFMYTLNSIAEAENGININLTKNKEGIGSNVIIAAAYDRETGALTAVETSDITMNVGDSSNIFVPLAVSETNEIKVFVWNSTDGIEPLSKSISK; translated from the coding sequence ATGAAGAAAAAGTTATTTTGCGTTATACTGTCAATCATGATGTTGGCAGGATGTATTCCTGCAATGGCAGTTCAGGATGGTCCTGAATTGAATTCTGAAATACAGCAGAGTTCAGAGCAGCCAAGGCAGATGGAGAAATTAGACAGAGGTGCTTTTGGAGCTACGGCACCGTCAGGCGGAGTTTATTTGAGCTGGAGGCTATTAGGAAGCGAGCCCATGGATACTGTTTTTAACATTTATAAAAACGAGCAAAAATTGGTAGATTTCATTAACAATACCAATTACACTGATCTTGAAGGTTCAGAGACGGATAAGTATACAATAGCGCCTGTAATTAACGGACAGGAAGGCGAGAAATGTGAACCTATAACCATATTGGCAGGTCATGCTGATAAGGGACAGGAATCCGTTCCGTATACATATTTTGATATACCGCTGAATATTCCGTCACCGGCAAGTGATTATGAGATAGTATATGACAGCGGAAAGTCAAACAGTCCTATAGGCGGAGCAAACGATGTGTCGGTTGGTGACGTTGACGGCGACGGCGAGTATGAGATAATTCTGAAGTGGGATCCTAATAATTCAAAGGATAATTCTCAGTCAGGAAAAACAGGCAGAGTATATTTGGATTGCTATGAAATGGATGGAACCCAGCTTTGGAGAATCGATATGGGAGTTAATATCAGAGCCGGAGCACACTATACTCAATTCCAGGTTTATGATTATGACGGAGACGGAAGGGCTGAATTAGCGGTAAAAACAGCGCCCGGAACTATAGACGGAGCAGGTAATTATGTAACACAGGCAGGAACTACAGAGGCAATAAAAAGCGCTGATAATTCGGCGTCTTATGTTAACTCAAGCGGATTTATCATTGACGGACCTGAATATCTGACAATCTTTAACGGTCAGACCGGAGCGGCAATGCAGACGGTTGATTATGACCCGGGAAGAGGAGATACCACTACTTGGGGAAAGACCAGTGACAAGACAAACAGAGTAGACAGATTTTTGGCATGCACAGCTTATCTTGACGGAGTACATCCGAGTCTTGTAACTGCCCGCGGATATTATGGAAAAGCTATTGTAGTGGCATATGACTGGGACGGAAAGAACTTAAATAAGCGCTGGAGATGTGACAGCACGGTCTCAGGTTACGGCAGTCTTGCGGGACAGGGTAACCATAATGTTTCCGTAGCGGATTTGGACGGCGACGGCTGTGATGAGATAGTATACGGCAGCGCTGCTATAGATAATGACGGAACTGTGGCTCATTCAACAGGATGGGGACATGGAGATGCTATTCACGTTTCAGACTTTAACAATGACGGCAAACAGGAAATTTTCGGAGTTTTAGAAGAAAAACCTAACTGGGGAACCGGATTTAGAGATGCGGCAGGAAAAGAGACATGGCATTTTAAAGCGAGCGGTGATGACGGAAGAGGAGTAATGGATTATTTCAGTCCTAAATATGGAGTTCTTGCTTGGGATGCAGCTTTTGGTGTACGTACTATTGGCGGCGAATTAATCAGCAAAACAACTTTGCATGATGGTTCATATCCTAACTTTCCGATTTATTGGGACGGGGATTTGTACCGTGAGCATTTTAACGGCGACAGAATAAGTAAGTGGAATGACGATACCCTATCGTTTGGCAGACTCTGGACTATTTATACTAATAATTCTGTAAAGTTTATTAACAGCACGAAGACTAATCCAAATCTGCAGGCAGATTTGTTTGGTGACTGGAGAGAGGAAATAATACTAAGGCATTCTGACAATTCAGCTTTGCGTGTGTTTGCTTCTATCAGTCCGACCGACTATAAGTTTACAACATTTATGCACGACAGCCAATACCGCAGTGCTATAGCTTGGCAGAATACCGCGTATAATCAGCCTCCGCATCAAAGTTATTACATAGGATATGACAAAGATGTTTCAGAATATGTTCAGCCTAATTTATACTATGCGCCGCTTCCTGAGAGTGTAGTGACCGTGAAAGATAGCAGCGGAAATCTGCTTTCAGGCGCCAGTGTTAAAATAGACAGTCAGATTATGACAACTGATGAAAATGGAATGGTATCTGCAAGACTGCTTCCGGGAACCCATAATTATGAGGTAGAACTAGATAGGTATATATTGAGTAAAGGGGCATTTGAAGTGCCTGAAAACAGCGGAGCTGCGCTTGAAGTAGTTCTTGAAGCTAAGCAGTATATATACGACAGCAGTAATGACGAAACAGGTTCAAAATTTGTATATGACGGAAGTGAAGGAGCAGCTTTAACTTTCTCAAGTTCAAAAGAGTGGCAGTTTACACAAGACAGCTCTGATGGAGGCAGAAGCTTCAAAGCTGATTTTGAAACGGCATACGGCGGCAATGCTGAACTGGAATTTGCATTTGGAACAGGCGGTACTAAAGACGCCGGAGGTGCATGGAATTGGACAGGAAGAGCTTATACTTATGAGATTAAGCTATTGGATTCAACAGAAAAAACAGTTTTGGCAATAGGTCAGGAATATTCGGAATCAGGGGCAAATGAGGCCTATTATTATTCAGGAACAGGAGCAAAAACAAATATTTCATCAGGAACAGTCTTTGGCTCGCCCAATATAACCAAGAGAAGCTCTTCGAACTGGAGAATTAAAATTTCCCTTGATTTAACAAATGGAACAGCTAAATTGATATTGAGCGACGATTCCGGTGAAAATGGATATATTATTGAAAATATATCCATTGATTCTGCAGACTTTAGTTCTCTTGAGATAGGTTCGATTGCTTCTAGCAATGTAACCTGGTCGCCGAAGGTAAAAGATGTATTGTATTGGGCGGATTCTGTAACTCCGCCGTCACCGCCGCCGACACTTGACCCAACAAAACCAACACCTACAGCTAAACCAACAGCTGAACCCACTGCTACACCATTACCGACAGACGCTCCTATAATTGGACAAAGCTGGGATTTTGACAATCTAAAGGCAGGGGATATTTATGGAAATAGTGATGATAATAATACTATCTCAAATAATAACGGAAAATCAATAAATATAGATTTCGGAACATCGGCTGCTGACGGCGCTGTGCCGCCTGCAATAACCCAAAGAGCTGAAGGAAATAACTATATTCAGTTTACTGATAAAGGCGCCGGTCAGGACGGCTGGTCATATTTGCCGGAAACTGTTTTAGACGGAGATAAGATAATATTTGAAGAAGATTTCATGAGCGGAGACACAGCTAAGGATACACCGCTGTTTAGAATATTTGATTCAAATAATGCCAACCCGGATAATACATATACTACTGCTAAAGACGGCAGAGTGTTTGAAGTGATGACAGTGGAAGGCGGAACGCTGAAGTTAAATGATTATTTCTCTATGGGCGCTTCCGCTACAAAGCCTAAGGATACTCAGATTTCCGGATTTAGTTTCAGTCCTAATAAATGGTATAGCTTAAAACTTGAATATACAAAGAGCGATAATAAAGTAAAGGTTTATACTAAAGAAGCTGACAGTTCTGACTATACATTGAGAGGAACGGTTACGCTTGGCTCCGGTACTAAAAAAATTGATGAGGTTCCGCAGCTTTTGCCTACAAAAGTTCAATGTTCTACTCGTGGTTCTTCTGCAAACAGCTTAGGTATTGATAATATTACCGTGGGTGTCCAGGGGGGCTCGGAGGTTCCTGAAGTAACTCCTACAGTTCAGCCGGCTTCTGAATTTATGTATACTTTGAATTCGATAGCGGAAGCTGAAAATGGCATAAATATAAATCTAACAAAAAATAAAGAAGGAATCGGATCGAACGTAATAATTGCAGCGGCGTATGACAGGGAGACAGGGGCTTTGACCGCTGTTGAAACCAGTGATATAACAATGAATGTTGGAGATTCATCCAATATATTCGTACCATTAGCCGTATCGGAAACCAATGAAATTAAGGTGTTTGTTTGGAACTCAACAGACGGAATAGAACCTCTTTCAAAAAGTATAAGTAAATAG